A portion of the Calothrix sp. 336/3 genome contains these proteins:
- a CDS encoding aspartate aminotransferase family protein: protein MSPETLVPQHPTAAESTPFDSDSFNQAVMSTYGRFPIALERGAGCRVWDTQGREYLDFVAGIATCTLGHAHPAMVEAVTRQMQKLHHVSNLYYIPEQGALAKWIVEHSCADRVFFCNSGAEANEGAIKLARKYAHTVLDIEHPIILTAHASFHGRTLATITATGQPKYQKNFDPLVPGFYYVPYNDISAIETAISELDEGDYRVAAVMLEPLQGEGGVRPGDIEYFQKLRKICDETGVLLIFDEVQVGMGRSGKLWGYEYLGVEPDIFTSAKGLGGGVPIGALMSKKFCDVFQPGDHASTFGGNPFVCAIALTVCEFLEKERILENVQARGEQLRAGLRAIASQYPQQITDVRGWGLINGMELNADIPLTASDIVNAAINQGVLLVPAGPKVVRFVPPLIVTEAEVNQALQAVAQAMASLV from the coding sequence GTGAGTCCAGAAACTCTTGTTCCACAACACCCGACAGCTGCGGAGTCAACTCCCTTTGATTCTGATAGCTTCAACCAAGCGGTGATGTCTACCTATGGACGGTTCCCCATCGCTCTAGAACGGGGGGCAGGTTGTCGGGTTTGGGACACCCAAGGACGGGAATATTTAGATTTCGTTGCTGGTATTGCTACCTGCACACTAGGGCACGCCCATCCTGCCATGGTAGAAGCCGTTACACGGCAAATGCAAAAATTACACCATGTCTCTAATTTGTACTACATCCCAGAGCAGGGAGCCTTAGCCAAGTGGATTGTGGAACATTCCTGTGCCGATCGCGTGTTTTTCTGCAACTCTGGAGCAGAAGCTAATGAAGGAGCAATTAAATTAGCGCGCAAATATGCTCACACTGTTTTGGATATCGAGCATCCAATCATTCTCACTGCCCATGCTAGTTTCCATGGACGAACTCTGGCAACAATTACAGCTACCGGTCAACCCAAATATCAAAAGAATTTTGACCCCCTAGTTCCCGGATTTTACTACGTTCCCTATAACGATATTTCCGCTATCGAAACGGCAATTAGCGAATTAGATGAAGGTGATTACCGTGTTGCTGCCGTTATGCTAGAACCCTTACAGGGGGAAGGGGGAGTGCGTCCTGGAGATATTGAATATTTCCAAAAATTGCGAAAAATCTGTGATGAAACAGGTGTACTACTCATCTTTGATGAAGTGCAAGTGGGAATGGGACGCAGTGGTAAATTGTGGGGTTATGAGTACCTGGGTGTAGAACCAGATATTTTCACCAGTGCTAAAGGTTTAGGTGGTGGTGTTCCCATTGGTGCGCTGATGTCCAAGAAATTCTGTGATGTTTTTCAACCAGGAGATCATGCTAGTACCTTTGGTGGCAATCCTTTCGTCTGCGCGATCGCTCTGACAGTCTGCGAATTTCTGGAAAAGGAGCGGATTTTGGAGAATGTGCAAGCTAGAGGTGAGCAATTACGTGCTGGTTTGCGGGCGATCGCCTCTCAATATCCCCAACAAATTACCGATGTGCGGGGTTGGGGTTTAATCAATGGGATGGAATTAAATGCAGACATTCCTCTGACTGCTAGCGATATCGTCAATGCAGCCATCAATCAAGGTGTTTTACTTGTACCCGCAGGACCAAAAGTTGTGCGCTTTGTCCCACCCCTAATTGTCACAGAAGCGGAGGTGAATCAAGCACTGCAAGCTGTGGCTCAAGCAATGGCGAGCTTGGTATAG